AACCTGGCCTGAATGAAATGAACTAGGCTGTTTTGACCCTTTATCGTCAGGAGACCCGATCATGCGCCTGCTTCTAACCCTCGCCCTGCTCGTCTTCAGCGGCCTCAGCCAGGCTGCGATCAAGACCGAGGAAATCCCCTATCAGAGTGCCGACGGCACGAAGCTGATCGGTTATTACGCCTACGACGATGCGATCAAGGGCCCGCGACCCGGCGTGGTGGTGGTGCATGAATGGTGGGGCCTGAACGACTACGCCAAGCGCCGCGCCCGGGATCTCGCCGGGCTCGGTTACAGCGCGCTGGCCATCGACATGTACGGTGAAGGCAAGAACACCGAGCACCCGAAAGACGCGATGGCGTTCATGCAAGCCGCCACGCAAAACGCCGATGCGGCCAGCAAGCGCTTTCAGGCCGGGCTGGATCTGTTGAAGAAACAGCCACAGACCGACAAGGATAAAATCGCCGCGATCGGTTACTGCTTCGGCGGTGGCGT
The window above is part of the Pseudomonas fluorescens genome. Proteins encoded here:
- a CDS encoding dienelactone hydrolase family protein, with amino-acid sequence MRLLLTLALLVFSGLSQAAIKTEEIPYQSADGTKLIGYYAYDDAIKGPRPGVVVVHEWWGLNDYAKRRARDLAGLGYSALAIDMYGEGKNTEHPKDAMAFMQAATQNADAASKRFQAGLDLLKKQPQTDKDKIAAIGYCFGGGVVLNAARQGVPLAGVVSFHGALATKTPATPGSVKAKVLVEHGVLDSMVTPDNVAAFKSEMDKAGADYQFVSLDGAKHGFSNPDADRLSHGDHGGPDIGYNKAADEKSWADMQAFFKKIFD